Sequence from the Cryptococcus neoformans var. grubii H99 chromosome 3, complete sequence genome:
CCGAGCCGAAAGTATGCAGCCCGTTTTCCCCACCTTAACCTTCCCGAACCACTGGTCGCTCATGACGGGACTCTATCCCTCATCACATGGGATCGTCGCGAATGATTTTTGGGATCCGATCTttgatgaaaaggagaacaaAGGGGCACAGTTTGTCTATACAGAGGAGAGTAAAAGCTGGGATAgtaggtggtggtggggtgAACCTATTTGGGAGGTGGTAGAgaaagtcggaagaaaaGCAGCTGTCATCATGTGGTGAGTTTATATCAAAATAGCACTTTGCTGATTAAGAACAAGGCCTGGGCCTCCTGTGACCAGAACCGGCACTTCCCCAAGCTACTTTGTACCCTACCGCGTAAGTCGGTTGCTTCACACCCATATTCCATCACCCACTCACTTCAATATAGAACCTTCCACCGTCATCAAAACTCTCGCAAATTTTTGCTTACCTCGaccatccccttcccacTCGTCCAGAATTCATAGCTTCCTATTTCCCCGAGATCGACCAATCAGCCCATCGGTACGGCCCCGATGCACCtcaggtggaggagaaactgaggatgatggatgagatggttgGTGGTTTGTTGCGAGGGTTAGAGGAGAGAAACCTGAATGGGGTAGTGGATTTGTTGATCGTTTCGGATCATGGTGAGTGACGTATGAGCTTGGCCGAGACAGAGGGCTGACATATGGGAAGGCATGACGAGCACGAGTAATGAAAGAATTATATACCTAGACGATATCCTGGGAGAAGACGGAGTAGAAGCTATCGAGCATAAAGACGGTATGTCTCCCTTCCCGAGATTTTTAAGCGTTCTGCTGAACCATTCCGACAGGTTGGCCATCCGTAGGCCTCCGcttctctcccacctccaaccattctctctatctctcccGTCTCCTCTCAGCCGCCGAAAATTCCAACGGTACATTTGCAGTCTACACCCCCGATACCATGCCCCAACGTTGGCACTTCACTGGTGGGAGGAGAATTGCGCCCATTTATGTGGTACCGGATATAGGTTGGGCGGTGACTGATCGTGTATGTTTGTGCTACAATCTCCAGTTATATGGAGCTCTGTTCTGATCTCTTTACAGCACGAGCACGAGGTTCTCTTCCAAGGAGATTATCAACCGCGAGGAAATCATGGCTATGGTAAGTCCAAGCCTGATGCATCCCAACTACAGTCATGTGTGCATGAAAAAGGATAAGAGCTGACCATTCAACTCCACCCCCCATACACAACTGGCGTAGATAACAAGTACTCCGACATGCAAGCCATATTCTTCGCTCACGGCCCAGTTGCGCGAACGCTGAAAGATATGGGCAAAGGGTTCATTTCTCATGATCCTCCTGTTTTGCACAGTACGTTTTCCATATCTcgtttctttctcttttgtttGCTTGTGAGCTTGTAGCAATAGGGTTAGATAAAACGGCCAAAAACGAGACTCTGACTCCTGATCTTTCTTCTGTAGGCTTCAAGAATCTTGAGATTTTCTCGCTCGTCACTCGCCTCTTGAGCCTGCGAGATGTCGAGCCAGGACATAATGGGACGATCGGCTTTTGGGAGGGATTATTGGATTGAGCGACTAATTGATAGATGTACGTATTCGCGAGACCAACAGTCAAAAACTTT
This genomic interval carries:
- a CDS encoding type I phosphodiesterase/nucleotide pyrophosphatase, whose translation is MPSIRESRAPIEPDDVSEHSNSDLEDNNDFNNDLHIDPVEDEALGNMSEDVMLLGRASKPMEYDHRPRRGRGWITISGFSLPKPLLYLLAIPPLLILINLIASTYNSARPHSHYRHPTLTNGTHPFHPTVLLLSLDGFRSSYLSTHAHLLPNLFFLSSTSKWGLRAESMQPVFPTLTFPNHWSLMTGLYPSSHGIVANDFWDPIFDEKENKGAQFVYTEESKSWDSRWWWGEPIWEVVEKVGRKAAVIMWPGPPVTRTGTSPSYFVPYRNLPPSSKLSQIFAYLDHPLPTRPEFIASYFPEIDQSAHRYGPDAPQVEEKLRMMDEMVGGLLRGLEERNLNGVVDLLIVSDHGMTSTSNERIIYLDDILGEDGVEAIEHKDGWPSVGLRFSPTSNHSLYLSRLLSAAENSNGTFAVYTPDTMPQRWHFTGGRRIAPIYVVPDIGWAVTDRHEHEVLFQGDYQPRGNHGYDNKYSDMQAIFFAHGPVARTLKDMGKGFISHDPPVLHSFKNLEIFSLVTRLLSLRDVEPGHNGTIGFWEGLLD